A segment of the Chlamydiales bacterium genome:
AGACGAGCGGCGTGCTCAAGCCTCCCTGTGGCTTTGCTATCCAGAACTTCTGGCGTTTAGGAAGAGGAGGCAGTGGAAGGATTTTTTCTCCTCTTCCCTCGCAGTAAGCGGTTCCTGTCGAGAAGAAGAAGGGCACGTCGCTTCCAAGCTCTGCAGACCAGAGCATGAGCTCCTCATTTGAAACAGCTTTTCCAGATAACTGATTTAACCCCCAGAGCGCAGTGGCAGCGTTGCTGCTTCCCCCACCGAGTCCCGCTTGAATGGGTGTGCGTTTTAAAAGGTGGAAATGCGCATAGACCTTCTTTCCCGTTTTTCGGCGAAAGAGGTCTGCTGCACGTAGAATTAAATTGGTGGAATCACAGGGAAGGGTCTCGTCGTCGCATTCGAGGCGATCCTCATGTGCGAGCTCAATCTCTAGTCGATCTCCAAGGCTGATGCTCTGATAGAGGGAGGCTATCTCGTGATAGCCATCCGGTCGTTTTTTGAGCACGCGAAAAAACAGGTTGATCTTCGCTGGAGAGAAAAGAGCGAGCTTCATCCTTAAAGCTTAGGCCTACGCCTGTCTCTGTGGAAGTGGAGTTTCACTTTCAACTTTAAGTATGAACGCCGCGCTAACACCCTCTTTCAAACGAAGAGTCAAATTGTGCACTCCAAGCTCTTTAATTGGCTGGAGGAGCACGATGTTGCGCTTCTCAAGGGTAATACCCTCTTTTGCAAAAAGCTCAATGATATCAAACGCTGAAACTGAGCCGTACATGTGACCTTCTGGATCGATCTTCACCAGAATTGTCAGCTCCATTCCGTTCAAGCGTGTAGAGAGATCTTCTGCTTCTTTCTTGTCCACGATTGCACGCTGAGCGCGCTCTTCTTTCAGACGAGCCTGCATGCGCAGAGTATTTTTATCGGCGATCACTCCTCTCTTCTTAGGAAGAAGGAAATTGCGCGCGTAGCCAGGTCTTACTTTTACAACCTCGCCACTGCGTCCAAGATCATCCACGTCATCGATAAGTAGTAACTGGTACTGTCTTGCCATTGTTTCTCTTTCTCCTAATTAATCATTGCCGACAAAAGGCAGCAGGGCCATGTGCCTTGCTCTTTTAATCGCTTGCGCAAGTTGTCTCTGGTGGTAAGAAGAGACCCCTGTAATACGACGAGGGATGATCTTTCCTCTTTCAGTGACAAACTGTATGAGTGTGTCGATGTCTTTGTAGTCGATATGCTTAATACCTGCAGCAGTAAAAGGGCACTGTTTGCGCCTTCTTACGAAAGGACCTTCAGGAACCGCTTTTTTCTGGAAGGCAGGCTTTTTATTAAATGTTGAACTCATTTACCAGCTCCTCACTCTTGAACTATTTGTTTAAATTCGAGCGTTTCCATCACCTTCTCAGCTCTGAGTGTGAGGAATCGGATTAGATCCTCGTTAAGGTGATACTCTCTCCACATCTCTTTAATCGAAGGAGTTGCTACAGAAAAATAGATGAGGTAGTAGTAGCCTTCACGACGATTATTGATCTCGTAAGCCAGTCTGTGTCTTCCCTGGTCGTGGATCTTGTGAATCTCTCCCTTTCTCTCTAAAATCGAGGAGGTGATCTTATCGAGAGCTTTCTGGCGCGCTTCTTCGCTCAGAGTGGCGCTCAAGATATACATGCCCTCGTAAAGTTGCTTTTTTTGTTTTGTCATATTTCTCATTCTCCAATTTCTTCTATCTTATCCTTGTTGAAAACCCGCATTGAGCTCTCAATTCCCGAAGAGAGCCACATGTCTACTGCATCCGCTGCTCTCTCCACAATCTGTGGTAGATCTCTTCTCTCTTCGGGAGTAAACCTTCCGAGAACATGCTCGCTAAGAGTTCCTCCTCCCTTCTCCCCGATTCCCACTCTAAGACGTGGAAACTCTTGGGTACTTAGATGCTGCTCGATACTCTTAAGGCCGTTATGGCCTCCGCTGCTTCCCTTCGGTTTCAGGCGCAGAGCGCCAAATGGGAGAGCGATATCATCACAGACAACAAGCACATTCTCTTTTGCTACCTCGAAGTAGTGGCAGCAGATGCTGACCGCCTCTCCGCTACTATTCATGTAGGTCAGAGGAAGCAGAAGCACCGTCTTCTTATCGTAAAGGCGGCCTTGGGCTAGCTCTCCGATAAAACCGGTCGTAGAGCGAAAAACAAGACCCTTCTTTTCAGCGTAGGCTCTCAGAACCTGAAAACCTACGTTATGTCGCGTCTCCTCGTAAGCCTTGCCCGGGTTCCCTAACCCGACGATCAAACACTTCGGAGCCATAATTTAACTTTAACGCTTCGCAATTACAGCAAGCACCTC
Coding sequences within it:
- a CDS encoding aminoacyl-tRNA hydrolase, whose product is MAPKCLIVGLGNPGKAYEETRHNVGFQVLRAYAEKKGLVFRSTTGFIGELAQGRLYDKKTVLLLPLTYMNSSGEAVSICCHYFEVAKENVLVVCDDIALPFGALRLKPKGSSGGHNGLKSIEQHLSTQEFPRLRVGIGEKGGGTLSEHVLGRFTPEERRDLPQIVERAADAVDMWLSSGIESSMRVFNKDKIEEIGE
- a CDS encoding 50S ribosomal protein L9; this encodes MARQYQLLLIDDVDDLGRSGEVVKVRPGYARNFLLPKKRGVIADKNTLRMQARLKEERAQRAIVDKKEAEDLSTRLNGMELTILVKIDPEGHMYGSVSAFDIIELFAKEGITLEKRNIVLLQPIKELGVHNLTLRLKEGVSAAFILKVESETPLPQRQA
- a CDS encoding 30S ribosomal protein S18 gives rise to the protein MSSTFNKKPAFQKKAVPEGPFVRRRKQCPFTAAGIKHIDYKDIDTLIQFVTERGKIIPRRITGVSSYHQRQLAQAIKRARHMALLPFVGND
- the ispE gene encoding 4-(cytidine 5'-diphospho)-2-C-methyl-D-erythritol kinase, whose product is MKLALFSPAKINLFFRVLKKRPDGYHEIASLYQSISLGDRLEIELAHEDRLECDDETLPCDSTNLILRAADLFRRKTGKKVYAHFHLLKRTPIQAGLGGGSSNAATALWGLNQLSGKAVSNEELMLWSAELGSDVPFFFSTGTAYCEGRGEKILPLPPLPKRQKFWIAKPQGGLSTPLVYQETKPELLEERDPKTALRSFTEGSPLYFNDLEPAAFRLASPLSSFKNQLYKAGFDQVVMTGSGTAFICFGEGRAPPEMEGVRFFSAHFLQKREEEWYEFPSFC
- a CDS encoding 30S ribosomal protein S6, coding for MTKQKKQLYEGMYILSATLSEEARQKALDKITSSILERKGEIHKIHDQGRHRLAYEINNRREGYYYLIYFSVATPSIKEMWREYHLNEDLIRFLTLRAEKVMETLEFKQIVQE